GACTGCCACCGCGGCTCGCGGCCTGGCGACCCGCTATGACCTTACCGACACCCTGCGCGAAACCCTGGGCGTCGAGCACGGCCGCCTGCTGCTGGTAAGGCCCGATGGCTACCTGGCGCTGCATTGCCCGCTGGCAGAGGTCGAGCAACTGCACCGTTATTTCGCACTGTTCTACCCCACCCGCCGCACACCGACCTACGCCGGCGAAGCCCTTGCGGCGCTGGAGGCCAGCGAATGAGCCACCCCGCGCGCTTCTGCCCTGCTCACCCATCACGACAAGGAACCGTTCTGTGACGTCCTATTCTCAGCGCTACGCTGCTTTCATATTGAGGCACAAGAAGGCCACCCTCGGGACGCTGGCCCTGATCACGCTGTTCTTCTGCGTGCAACTGCTGTGGCTCCAGGTGAACCCCTCTTTGTTCCTGCTGGGCAAGGACTTCAAGGGCCGCGTGCTCATGGCCGAGGCGCGCCAGCACTTCAGCGGTTCCGGTGAACAGATCCTGGTCGGTGTCGTCACCTCCGAAGAGAGCATCTTCAACCCCCGTTCCCTGGCTGCAATCAAAACACTTACCCAGCAGTTCAGCGAAATGACGCTGGTGGACGAGGATGACGCACAACAGCTCGGCAGTGCCGCACTCGACCCACAAAGCCAGGCCATGGTCGGGCGGATTCTGGCCGACGGGATCACCGCGCGGGACAAGAACGACCTCAAAGCACTGTCGGCCCATCTGGCAACCCTGCCCGACTGCCCGCCGGCGGTCAGGGACTATGTGGCAGACCTGACCATTCGCGTGGCCCCGGTGGTGAATGTCAGAAGCCTGGCCGACGTCGAGAACATCGAACTCAATGGCGACGCGCTGGACGTTCACGACCTGATGACCGACGTGCCGGTCGATGCCCAGGCCTTGAGCAAGCTGGCAGAAGAAGTCTTCGACAACGAGATGTTCGTCAACTCGCTGATTTCGCCCAAGGGCAAAGCCTCGATGATCCAGATCGAACTGGCCGTGGACGAAGAAGACTCGCGCAACCTGCAGCGCGCCTACGCCGAGGTACTGCGCCAGGTCAGCGAAATCGCCTCGCAGGATGCCTTCCCAATCGGTGGTACCGCCACGTATTACGCCGCCATCACCGACATCGTCGAGAAGGACAACAACACCTTCCTGCCGTTCGTGGTGCTGGTGATCTCGCTGTTGCTGTACATCAGCTTCCGTCGCTGGCAGGGCGTGTGGATCCCACTGATGATCGCCGTGCTGTCGCTGATCTGGACCATGGGCCTGGTCAGCGCGACGGGATTCAAGCTGAACATCATCACCAACATGATCCCGGTGTTCATCATCTCCATCGCGGTGGCTGACTCCATCCACTTCATCACCGCCTATTACGAGCGCGCCGCCGAAAGCGACCCGCACACCGCGATCGAAGAGACCATGCACCACCTGCTCATCCCGATGAGCATCTGGTCCTTCACCACGGTGGTCGGCTTTGCCGCCATGGCCTTCACCAACCTGACCTTCATCAGCGAATTTGGCATCTTCGTGTCCATCGGCGTGGCCTTCGCCTTCGCTATCACCATCACCTTGCTGCCTGCCCTGCTGCCGTACCTGAAGGTGCCCAAGCAACAGATCAAGAAAGCCAACGACAACAGCTTCATGCTGCTCGTCGACCGCTTCAGCAGCGCAGCCAACCGCTTGTCGCGCAAGGCACCGTGGGCCCTGATGAGCCTGAGCCTGGTGCTGCTGGTGGCGGCTACCTACATGAGCTTCCAGGTACGCGTCGACAACGAGAACATCTCGTCATTCTCCAAGTCCACCGCCGTGCGCCAGGACAACGACGTGCTCAACCAATACTTTGGCGGCACCGTCCCTGCGTCCATCTGGCTGCGCTCGGAAACCAAAGACATGGTCAAGCGCCCAGAATTCATCAACGCCCTGCGCCTGATCGAACAACGCCTGAAGCAGCACGAGCAGATCGGCTACACCCTCTCGCCAGCCGACTACCTGAACCGCATCAATGAACTGATGGCCGACGACGGCAGCCCGCAGCTACCCGCCAACGCCTCGGAAGAGCTGATTTCGCAGTACTTCCTGCTTTACGAATTCGGCAACGGCAGCGAGATCAAAGACGTCGTCGACTACAACTACAGCAGCGCCCGGATCATCGCCACGGCGTATACCGACCGGGGCACCACCTGGGAAGCGATCATCGATGACGTGCGCAATTATGCCGCGACCGTCGTCCCCAAGGGCGTCACCGTCGAGGTCTACGGTACCGGCGAGCTCCAGGCCAGCAACATCCCCGAGATCGTCAAAAGCCAGGCCTACAGCTTCGGGTTCTCGTTCCTGATCATCGCCGTGATGATGCTCGCCATCTTCCGTTCGTTGAAGATGGCCATCGTCAGCATGGTGCCCATGACCTTCACCCTGGCCCTCATTGGCACGCTGATGCTGGCCCTGGACATCCCGCTGGACATCGGCACGGCGATGATCTGCGGCATCTGCTTCGGCGTGGGCATCGACTACACGATTCACTTCCTGAGTGTTTACAACACCTACGCAAAAGTACCCGGCACCAATCATGAACAAGTGCTGGCCAAGACTGTCGTGTCGGTAGGGCGCCCAATCCTGATCAACTCGCTGTCGCTGGCCAGCGGCTTTGCCGTGCTGTGCCTTTCGAGCTACGCCGCCATCGTCAACCTTGGCTTGCTGACCGCAGTTTCGATGGTGGCCTGCGCCTTCTTCACGATGTTGCTGATTCCGGCCACGCTGCGCGTCTGCGTCAACTTCGTACCCGTCGAGCAGGGGGAAGATCATCTTGAACCCGTTGCCAGCTGATCGCGGCCAGCGGCCGGCGATGCAAACCGCCCCACTGAACCGCACGTTGATGGCGTTCGGCGAACGGCCCCAAGGCGCACCGGTACTGGTGTGTTTCGGGCCTGCAGGCTGTGGTCCGAGCTTTTATCGCCGCTGGGCGAAGTCGCTCGATGCGCCGACGCAGTTGCTGGCCGTGCACCTGCCCGGCCGCGAGGGGCGCCACCGTGAAGCGCGCGTGACCGACTTCTCGCAGTTGGTGACGCAGCTTGCCGATGACATTCACGCCCAGGTCAGTGGTGAGTATTCGTTCTTTGGCCACAGCCTGGGCGCCGCCCTGGGCTTCGCCGTGGCCCAGGAAATGGAAAACCGCCACGGGCGCAACGCCAGCAAAGTGCTGATTTCCGCGCGTACGGTGCCGGACGAAACCCGCCTCACCGACGTCGACCCTGAGTGCTCAAACGCGCAGATGATCGAGTTTTTGGTGTCTCTGGGTTGCCTGCCGCCGCAATTGGCGGCCGACACCGAGGCGATGGCGATGTACCTGCCGATCATCCGCGACGACCTGCGCCTGAACCTCAATGCCCAAGGCCACCGGTTCGGTCGCGTGCAGGCCGACCTGGTGGCGCTGGCAGGCACCGGCGACACCCTGGCGACGCCCAGGCAGATGCAGCGCTGGGCACAGCACACCCATCGCCACTTCGAACAGCATGACTGCCAGGGCGGGCACTTTTTCATCCTGGAGCAAGAGCGGCAGGTCATCGACCTGCTGCGCCGCCTCGTCCACCCAACCCACACAATGGAACTGTAAAAACATGAAAAAGCTCAACCTGGCCGCACTGCTGCTCAGCGTCGTACTGCCGTCAGCCTTTGCCCAGACCTACACCGGCGAGCAGGTCATGCTGCTCAACGAAGACTCGCGCAAAGGCCTGACCGAAAGCAGCGACGTGTTCATCACCATGACCGATGCCCGCGGCAATGTGCGTGAACGGACCTTGAAGCTGCGCATCGACGACGGCAACAAGGCGGCGCGCAAATCCTACCTGGAGTTCGTCGAACCCAAGGATGTGAAAGGCACGCGGGTGCTGGCGCTGGAGAACGCCGATGCCGATGAAGACGCAGACCGCTGGATCTATCTGCCCGCGCTGCGCAAGGTTCGGCGCATTGCCGGGGCAGACCAGACGCAAAGCTTTGTCGGCACCGACTTCACTTATGAAGACATGTCGATCAGCGATGGCGTGGTGGGGGTCAAGAACCACAGCTACAAGATCCTGCGCGAAGAGACCATCAAGGACAACAGTGGCGTAGACCGCCACTGCTGGGTGGTCGAAGCCATCCCGACCAGCGCGAAACAGATCGCGCAGGGCTTGTATGGCAAACGCATCATCTGGGTTGAGCAGCAGTACTACACAGCCATTCAGGAACACTACTTCAACAAGAACGGCGAGCATTTCAAGGTCCGCACCAGCTCGGATATCCGCCCGTTCCCAGCTGCAGGGGGCACTACCGAGTGGCGGCCGAACCTGTTCTCGATGAAAAACCTGGAGACCGGCCACAGTACGAATGTGCGCTTTGAACAAGTGCTGGACCAACCCATTGACGCGAAGATTTTCACGCGGCGGTTCATGGAGATCGGGTTGTAACAAACCGGGCAAGGCTGCAGGTGGGGGCTGGGTTCCCCACCGTTTGCAGCCGTGGACGAAGGCATCGATCCTCATCGTTCCCCTGCACATCGGAAACGTGTGGAAATACAGCCAAAACCAAGACAAGCGTTTCCCTGGGCTATGATCAGCCTTTTTTAGCCTGGCTTTATCCGCCATGGCCTGAATTCACATGGAAAGGTAAGGACGCTTGAATCCATGACGAGCTGGAATGCTTTCTATGAGCGCACGGACAAACGAGCCCCCTCACCGCTGCTCAGTTGCGCAATTGATCACGTCAAACATCAACACCCGCGTCACGCCGTAGACCTGGGCTGCGGCGCCGGAAACGAGGCGTGGCAACTGATCCAGGCTGGGTGGCATGTCCTGGCCATCGACAAAGAGCCTGAGGCCGTCGCGCGGACGATCAGCAAGTGCTCGATGAACGACGCGGCCATGCTCGACGCAAAAGTGGCGGACTTTGAGTACCTCGCCCAGCTGCCGGCGTCGATGCTGATTCATGCGGGGCTTGCCCTGCCCTTTTGCCACCCTGCGCGGTTCGATCACCTCTGGGGCCAGATTCGCGACGCCCTGCTACCAGGGGGTGTTTTCGTAGGGCATTTCTTCGGCATGAGGCACAGCTGGGCAAGCCAGGAGCAGATGTCTTTTCATGGCGTACCGACTGTTCAGAGGCTTGCAGAAGGGCTGGACATTCTCCTGCTGCGTGAAACTGAAACCGCTATGGTCATCGACTCCGAGTCAGTGAACTGGCATCGGATAGACGTCATCGTGCGCAAGCCGTAGTGTTCCCCCTTTAGCCTTTTGTCATTCGCTGTTGGAAGCCCCAATGAATAAATTGATCCTGCCTGTCGCCATCTTCGTTTGCGTAATCATCGCTGGGAAGGTAGCCGAGCATTTCGAGGTGCAGGGCAGTTGGAGAATCGGCTTGCTGTGCCTCGTGGCAGCCGCCGTCCAGATCGTCGTGAGTCGTTTCCAGCGCTCGCGGCAGCAAAAAGCCCAACGCTGACAAGCCTGCTGCCTTGCTCCCCAGAGCAGGACCTCACTTGCCCGCCTTGGCGGGCTTTCTTGTGTCTTGAGTCGTCGCAGTCAGACGCAGCGCCCCGGCACAGCATTGACGCCCGCTAACGTGGCAAATGAAATGTCTTTTGCCGTGAGCAGAAAATCACTCACATAAGGCACTTCGAGCATGTCGCTGCGAACAGCCGCAAATAGCATGGCCTGCAACCCTTCCTCCCCCAGACGCTTGGCGATCACATAGCCGCGCGAGGTGTACTCATGCACGGCCCAGTTCGGCAGACAGCAAACACCACGGCCGCTGGCCACCAACTGCATCATCATGACCGTCAGCTCTGAGGTGCGCACCTGAGCCGGCTCGATGTCGGCAGGGTCAAGGAAGCGGGTGAAGATGTCCAGGCGGTTGCGCTCGATCGGGTAAGTGATCAGGGTCTGGCTGGCGAGGTCGGTGGGTTCAAGGTACGGCTTTTCGCGCAGGGCATGATGCTTATCAATGGCCAGCAGTGCCTCGTAACCGAAAAGCGGCACGTAGGTGATCCCTGGCAGGGTTACAGGGTCGGAGGTCACCACCAGGTCAAGGTCCCCCCGCTCCAGCGCCGGCAGTGGCGCGAACGACAACCCGGACGCCAGGTCCAGTTCAACCTCCGGCCATGCACTGCGAAACTCATCAACCGACGGCATCAACCATTGGTAGCAACTGTGGCACTCGATCGCGATGTGTAGCCGCGCGGCCACGCCGCCAGCCAGCTTGCCCAGGTCGCGCTCGGTCTTGCGAATCAGCGGCAGCACCTGGTCAGCCAACTGCAGCAGCTTGAGACCGGCGCTGGTGAAGCGCACCGGCTTGGACTTGCGCACGAACACTTGCATGCCAATGCGATTTTCCACATCCCGAAACTGATGCGACAGCGCCGATTGTGTCAGGTGCAGGCGTTCGGCGGCGTCGTGCAGGCTGCCCGTTTCGCGCAAGGCATCGATAGTGCGCAGGTGTCTCAAGTCAATCATAAGCACTCAAGCCGTGCACTGTGCGGCGAGGTTGAAATACTGCCCTTTGAAATACAGCAATGGCTGCGCAGTAGCCGCCTCTTGCAGGTTCAACGCTTTCACTTCACCGATCACAATCAGGTGATCACCGGCAGTGTGTTCCGCATGAATCTCGCAATCAAACCAATGCAGGCTGCCGGCAATGATCGGATTGCCAAGCGGCGAATGCTGCCATTCGACGCCACGCCACTTGTCCGTGCCTCGCCGAGCAAACTGGTTGGAAATCTTGACCTGCTCACCCGACAGGATATTGACTGCAAACCGGCCTGCCTGGCGAATTTTGGGGTAGCTGGCCGAGTTGGACATCACGCTGAAGGACACCAGCGGCGGGCTCATTGACACGCTGTAGAATGACTGGCAAGTGAAGCCCAGCGGCGCGTCATCAAGGTGCGATGTAATGACCGTGATACCGGATGCGTAGTGCCCTAGCGCCTCGCGAAAGCGCAGGGGCTCGATAGCAGTACTTGCAACAGACATAGTAAGTCCTGAATAGTGGGTGCAACCCAGCGCATCAAGGAAGTTCTGAAGCAGCCGTAGACTGCCTCTCCCCTTCCCGCACACGTTCTGGGTTTAACTCAGTTCGGGTTCTGAAGTTCTCTTCGAACAATTTCCGCGCCTGCACTCAACGCCTTTAACTTGCCGCTTGCCACGCGACGAGGCAAAGGGGCCATGCCGCAGTTGGTGCAAGGGTAGAGCTTGTCGGCCTCTACAAACTGCAGTGCTTTTCGCAGAGTATTGGCCACTTCCTCGGGTGTTTCGATGGTGTGGTTTGCCACATCAATGGCCCCGACCATTACCTTCTTACCTCGAATGAGTTCGATGAGGTCCATGGGAACACGCGCGTTGTGACACTCCAGCGAGACGATATCAATACTGGATTGCTGCAGCTTGGGAAAAGCCTCTTCGTACTGGCGCCACTCTGACCCCAGCGTCTTTTTCCAATCGGTATTCGCCTTGATGCCGTAACCGTAGCAAATATGCACAGCCGTTTCGCATTTTAGCCCTTCGATTGCCCTCTCCAGGGTGGCCACCCCCCAATCATTCACCTCGTCGAAGAACACATTGAAGGCAGGCTCGTCGAACTGAATGATATCAACCCCCGCCGCTTCTAATTCCCTGGCTTCTTGATTGAGAATCTTCGCGAATTCCCACGCCAGTTTTTCGCGGCTTTTATAGTGATTATCATACAGCGTATCAATCATCGTCATCGGACCCGGCAGCGCCCACTTGATGGGCTGCTTGGTTTGCTGACGCAAGAACTTCGCATCTTCAACAAATACCGGTTTTTGACGGGTGACCGCGCCCACGACCGTCGGCACGCTCGCCTCATAGCGATCACGAATTCTTACGGTCTCACGTTTCTCGAAATCAACGCCGCCGAGGTGCTCGATAAACGTCGTCACAAAGTGTTGGCGCGTTTGCTCACCATCGCTGACAATATCGATACCTGCCTGTTGCTGTTCGTGCAACGACAACCGCAACGCATCGTGTTTTCCTTCAGCCAATTCATCACCCTGAAGTTTCCAAGGCGACCAGAGCGTCTCAGGTTGTGCAAGCCAAGCGGGTTTAGGCAAGCTGCCAGCAGTTGAAGTAGGTAGCAGTTTTTTCATGACATAGGGCCTTGTGCATTTAGATTATTCAAAGCGCGAAATTAGACGCCCATTGCTCAAGACGTGCTTGATAGGGCTTGATGAAGTGCGTTTCAACAAACTTGCCTTGCTCAACCGCCAGGCGGCCACGCTCTTCTCGATCATAAACAATGCGCGTCAACGAGTAATCCTGGTGCGTCAAGCTTGGCTGGTAGGATTGCCCTGCTGCAGAATTTGCGTTGTAGATTTCAGGTCGATAAATTTTTTGGAAGGTATCCATCGTACTGATGGTACTGATGAGTTCAAGATTGGTGTAGTCCGCGAGCAAATCGCCGGCAAAATAGAACGCCAACGGTGCCGCACTGTTGGGCGGCATGAAATAGCGAACGTTCAACCCCATTTTCTTGAAATATTCATCCGTTAACGAATATTCATCCTGCGCGTACTCAACCCCCAATACAGGGTGCTGGTTTTCCGTTCGATGATAGGTCTTGCTACTCGAAACGCTGAGGCATATCACGGGCGACTTACTAAAGTAATCCTTGTACGCATCTGAATTCACGAAGCTCTTGAATAGTTTCCCATGCAGGTCCCCAAAATCCTCGGGCGCACTGAACTCAGGTCGATTTTTATTATGCTCCAGCAACAGCACGCTAAAGTCATAATCTCGCACATAGGATGAGAAATTATTCCCGACAATACCTTCAATGCGCGCGCTGGTTTTTCGATCGACAATCGTCGTTTTCAACAGTTCAATCAACGGCAGCGCAGGACCACTGCGTTCGACACCGACATGCATCTCAACGGAAATGATTTCAAGCTCGACCGTATAACGATCGCCATTGGGGTTATCCCAATGCGCCAGCGCATTGAAGCGATTGTCAATCATCCCCAAGGTATTGCGCAAGTTTTGCTGCCGGCTCTCGCCCCTCGCCAAGTTGGCAAAGTTGGTGGTGATACGTGTATTGTCCGACGGGCGATAGTGCTCATCAAAACAAATACTCTTAATAGCAAATGCAAAGTCATTGCTCATTGGTCTAGCACCCTAATCCCTGATGTTTTTTCAGCGCATCCTGTGACTTTTTCCAACGGTTAACCCACTCGTGTTTGCGCTGTCATTAAGGGACATTCTAGGCCCGCCCACTGAGCGA
The sequence above is drawn from the Pseudomonas putida genome and encodes:
- a CDS encoding DUF1852 domain-containing protein, whose product is MSNDFAFAIKSICFDEHYRPSDNTRITTNFANLARGESRQQNLRNTLGMIDNRFNALAHWDNPNGDRYTVELEIISVEMHVGVERSGPALPLIELLKTTIVDRKTSARIEGIVGNNFSSYVRDYDFSVLLLEHNKNRPEFSAPEDFGDLHGKLFKSFVNSDAYKDYFSKSPVICLSVSSSKTYHRTENQHPVLGVEYAQDEYSLTDEYFKKMGLNVRYFMPPNSAAPLAFYFAGDLLADYTNLELISTISTMDTFQKIYRPEIYNANSAAGQSYQPSLTHQDYSLTRIVYDREERGRLAVEQGKFVETHFIKPYQARLEQWASNFAL
- a CDS encoding efflux RND transporter permease subunit; amino-acid sequence: MTSYSQRYAAFILRHKKATLGTLALITLFFCVQLLWLQVNPSLFLLGKDFKGRVLMAEARQHFSGSGEQILVGVVTSEESIFNPRSLAAIKTLTQQFSEMTLVDEDDAQQLGSAALDPQSQAMVGRILADGITARDKNDLKALSAHLATLPDCPPAVRDYVADLTIRVAPVVNVRSLADVENIELNGDALDVHDLMTDVPVDAQALSKLAEEVFDNEMFVNSLISPKGKASMIQIELAVDEEDSRNLQRAYAEVLRQVSEIASQDAFPIGGTATYYAAITDIVEKDNNTFLPFVVLVISLLLYISFRRWQGVWIPLMIAVLSLIWTMGLVSATGFKLNIITNMIPVFIISIAVADSIHFITAYYERAAESDPHTAIEETMHHLLIPMSIWSFTTVVGFAAMAFTNLTFISEFGIFVSIGVAFAFAITITLLPALLPYLKVPKQQIKKANDNSFMLLVDRFSSAANRLSRKAPWALMSLSLVLLVAATYMSFQVRVDNENISSFSKSTAVRQDNDVLNQYFGGTVPASIWLRSETKDMVKRPEFINALRLIEQRLKQHEQIGYTLSPADYLNRINELMADDGSPQLPANASEELISQYFLLYEFGNGSEIKDVVDYNYSSARIIATAYTDRGTTWEAIIDDVRNYAATVVPKGVTVEVYGTGELQASNIPEIVKSQAYSFGFSFLIIAVMMLAIFRSLKMAIVSMVPMTFTLALIGTLMLALDIPLDIGTAMICGICFGVGIDYTIHFLSVYNTYAKVPGTNHEQVLAKTVVSVGRPILINSLSLASGFAVLCLSSYAAIVNLGLLTAVSMVACAFFTMLLIPATLRVCVNFVPVEQGEDHLEPVAS
- a CDS encoding thioesterase II family protein, giving the protein MNPLPADRGQRPAMQTAPLNRTLMAFGERPQGAPVLVCFGPAGCGPSFYRRWAKSLDAPTQLLAVHLPGREGRHREARVTDFSQLVTQLADDIHAQVSGEYSFFGHSLGAALGFAVAQEMENRHGRNASKVLISARTVPDETRLTDVDPECSNAQMIEFLVSLGCLPPQLAADTEAMAMYLPIIRDDLRLNLNAQGHRFGRVQADLVALAGTGDTLATPRQMQRWAQHTHRHFEQHDCQGGHFFILEQERQVIDLLRRLVHPTHTMEL
- a CDS encoding outer membrane lipoprotein-sorting protein, whose protein sequence is MKKLNLAALLLSVVLPSAFAQTYTGEQVMLLNEDSRKGLTESSDVFITMTDARGNVRERTLKLRIDDGNKAARKSYLEFVEPKDVKGTRVLALENADADEDADRWIYLPALRKVRRIAGADQTQSFVGTDFTYEDMSISDGVVGVKNHSYKILREETIKDNSGVDRHCWVVEAIPTSAKQIAQGLYGKRIIWVEQQYYTAIQEHYFNKNGEHFKVRTSSDIRPFPAAGGTTEWRPNLFSMKNLETGHSTNVRFEQVLDQPIDAKIFTRRFMEIGL
- a CDS encoding methionine synthase, coding for MKKLLPTSTAGSLPKPAWLAQPETLWSPWKLQGDELAEGKHDALRLSLHEQQQAGIDIVSDGEQTRQHFVTTFIEHLGGVDFEKRETVRIRDRYEASVPTVVGAVTRQKPVFVEDAKFLRQQTKQPIKWALPGPMTMIDTLYDNHYKSREKLAWEFAKILNQEARELEAAGVDIIQFDEPAFNVFFDEVNDWGVATLERAIEGLKCETAVHICYGYGIKANTDWKKTLGSEWRQYEEAFPKLQQSSIDIVSLECHNARVPMDLIELIRGKKVMVGAIDVANHTIETPEEVANTLRKALQFVEADKLYPCTNCGMAPLPRRVASGKLKALSAGAEIVRRELQNPN
- a CDS encoding flavin reductase family protein; translation: MSVASTAIEPLRFREALGHYASGITVITSHLDDAPLGFTCQSFYSVSMSPPLVSFSVMSNSASYPKIRQAGRFAVNILSGEQVKISNQFARRGTDKWRGVEWQHSPLGNPIIAGSLHWFDCEIHAEHTAGDHLIVIGEVKALNLQEAATAQPLLYFKGQYFNLAAQCTA
- a CDS encoding class I SAM-dependent methyltransferase, producing MTSWNAFYERTDKRAPSPLLSCAIDHVKHQHPRHAVDLGCGAGNEAWQLIQAGWHVLAIDKEPEAVARTISKCSMNDAAMLDAKVADFEYLAQLPASMLIHAGLALPFCHPARFDHLWGQIRDALLPGGVFVGHFFGMRHSWASQEQMSFHGVPTVQRLAEGLDILLLRETETAMVIDSESVNWHRIDVIVRKP
- a CDS encoding LysR family transcriptional regulator, which codes for MIDLRHLRTIDALRETGSLHDAAERLHLTQSALSHQFRDVENRIGMQVFVRKSKPVRFTSAGLKLLQLADQVLPLIRKTERDLGKLAGGVAARLHIAIECHSCYQWLMPSVDEFRSAWPEVELDLASGLSFAPLPALERGDLDLVVTSDPVTLPGITYVPLFGYEALLAIDKHHALREKPYLEPTDLASQTLITYPIERNRLDIFTRFLDPADIEPAQVRTSELTVMMMQLVASGRGVCCLPNWAVHEYTSRGYVIAKRLGEEGLQAMLFAAVRSDMLEVPYVSDFLLTAKDISFATLAGVNAVPGRCV